Proteins encoded by one window of Bradyrhizobium sp. B097:
- a CDS encoding GDSL-type esterase/lipase family protein — translation MTPFRKCSVAVALCILATVCAAFTRPIHIVAVGASNTQGWYVGKQGAYPAKLEALLREKGINASVVNAGVPFDTTAGMLKRLDSDVPKGTDIAILQPGGNDRRFLVAKEQRAANIAAMERRLRDRAIKVIVYDEEIPPHYYAFDFIHLTADGHAFIASQLLPRVLAMIDRKAIVTPPRAR, via the coding sequence GTGACGCCGTTCAGAAAATGCTCGGTCGCTGTGGCCCTGTGTATCCTGGCGACCGTGTGCGCGGCCTTTACAAGGCCGATTCATATCGTGGCGGTTGGCGCAAGCAACACGCAAGGCTGGTACGTTGGGAAGCAGGGCGCCTACCCCGCCAAGCTAGAAGCCCTGCTGAGGGAGAAGGGCATCAATGCGAGCGTCGTCAATGCCGGCGTTCCCTTCGATACCACGGCTGGCATGCTCAAGCGCCTTGATAGCGACGTGCCAAAGGGAACCGACATCGCCATTTTGCAGCCTGGAGGCAATGACAGGCGTTTCCTTGTCGCGAAGGAGCAGCGGGCGGCCAACATCGCGGCGATGGAGCGGCGGTTGCGTGATCGCGCCATCAAAGTGATCGTGTACGACGAAGAGATTCCTCCGCACTATTACGCTTTTGACTTCATCCACCTGACGGCTGACGGTCATGCCTTCATAGCGTCGCAGTTGCTCCCGCGCGTGTTGGCGATGATAGACCGGAAAGCCATCGTGACGCCGCCGCGGGCGAGATAG